The stretch of DNA ccctggctTCCTTAGCTGCCCCGAAACTCCCCGTGCCTGGCAGAGTGCTGGGCTAATACGTGATGCTCGATTACCGTGGGTTGAACTCATGCAGGGGCAACTCCAGAGCTGAACTCAAAGTGCAGAGATGAACATACACTGGGGAACTGAGGTGCactgactcacacacacacacctgtgtatTTGGTACCTGTTGTAGCAAATACAGGGTACCTGTGGCAGGCCAGGAAGTATCCTAGGGGTGCAGCAACAAGCGAAAGACCAGCCCTGGCCTCATGGGAGCTCCCAGTTGGAATGCCTGCCAGTGTGTTCATGGCAGCACTCTGCAGAGGAGGGGACCCTGGGCCCATTTCCTGGGTGAGGAAGTCAGGCTGATTGAACCCGAGTTCCCCTACGGGCAGTCTACTGCTAGCCTTGCAGTAGGTATGTGCTGTGGACGTGACATTCCTTCTCTTAGCTGGCTGGCCTTGCTGTGGCCTTTTGGCCCAAAGCCATTGGCCGCTGTCCTCTAGCCCCAGATCTGTCCCTGCCACCTTCAAGTTGTTGATGGCACCGGGAGCTATGACACAATGAAGCTCTCAAGCATGTGTGTGGGAGCCACATGGCCAGCTGGACTCCTCTGGTTGGTGATGAGTGACCACGGGTATGGGTGGCAGCTCTACACACCCTCTTGGTTATTTTTTACCCAGAGTATGTATGTTTTTACATTACAttcaatattcttttgtattagttgcaggtgtacgGCATACTGGTTAGCAATTACATACTTTACAAAGGGTTCCACCGacatttctagtacccacctggcacggTACACATTCACTACACTACTGACCATTTCCCTACACTGTACTTCACCTCCCCGTGGCTGTCTGTAACTACCAGTCTGTACTTCGAAGTCccgtccccttcccctccccgccccgccccagctctGTCAATCATCAGTCTGCTCCCGGTGTCTGTgagtctggttctgttttgtttgttcatattgttctttagattccacagagGAGTAAAACCATACCGGTTATTTCTTGAACCAGACTCGGCACAGCTCACTGGGCCCCGGCAGGAGCTGGCTGTGGAGAGTGCACCTTCCCCGACAGGCCTGCCACGGTAGCCGTCAGGTGTGTTTTTCTTGGCAGGAGACTCAAACCTTAACCATGTTCAGCACTGGAGTGGAAGGTTCTGGCACGGATTTAACACTGGATCCTTGATtcttctgtcatttaaaattcaCAGCAGAGACCCTGCTGAATGACTCTGCCCAGCGGAGGCTGTGGGTGCACAAGGGCCCCACCCTGCAGTGGACACCCGAGGAAAACAACCCTGCACGGGGCCTGCCAGTCAGAGGGGCCTGCTGGGGAAGCTGGCACCGGCCCAGGACACAAAAGGGAACCTGCTTGGCTGGTTGTGAATTGTCCAGGGCCACCTGTTTGGCTCTCTTCTAGACACGCCCGTCCTACTGGGCGTGTGCGCACACATGTGCACAAGGCACACGCACATCAGCCAGGGCGAGCTACGGCGCAGGGCCCACTCCTCAGACCACACAGAGCCAATGGGGAAGTTGGTCCCCCCTCACCCCGGAAAGTCTGAGTAACGAGGGTTTCACccctatgtatttttaaaaagattttacttatttcttagaggggaaggtggggagaaagaaactttgattggtttactcttgcacacccccagttGAGGACTTGGCCCACAGCCCACGCATGTGCCCAGACAGAATCAAATGGGCAACCTTTCATCTggcagactggcactcaacccacggggcaacaccagccagggctcaagcccTAGCTCAACCAGGCCCCGGTGGGAACCGCTGGGCAGGCACGAGACAGGCTTGCAGTCATCCCTGTGCCTAGCATGGTGCGGACCACCAGGGACTGCAGAAACATGAACTGAAACTGGGATGGAGAACAGCGCGAGTATGCAGCGCGGTAATGGTTAATGGTTCCAATCCAGCCAGCAGGGTGTATTTCACTTCCTAAATCCAGCTTTTTTCCAAACAGATTCAAGGTCTGTCACCAGTTCCTTCAGACCTTGCAAATCAAGCAAAGCCTATTTATTGGTTACCACCCTTTGGTATTCAACATACACTTACTTCCCCTTTAGAGACTTTAATGCACTGAAGGATGGCGTTTATTCACTCCATATTCCAACAAAACTCAAACAGGAGTGGTTGCACTGCCCGGGACCTATGAAGGCAAACAGACCTAGGAATTGTCAGGCACAAGGGCTTTCACACTTACGCCTTCACACCTTTGTGCTATTACAGTCCTCATATTATGCCTCAGGAAGCCAGGGCTGTGTCACTTTCCTCAACATCTTCCTTTTGTTCCCTGGCCTATTTTACTTTGCGGAGTCAGACCTGGGTGCATGAGAACGGCCTGGGAGAGCTTGTTAAACTGACTCTGGGCTGCTGGGCCACAGCGTGCTCGAGGTCAGGGGAGCAGGTGCCCAGGGGCCCTTTCAGCCAACACCCCTGGGCACGGGCCAAGGACCTCGCTCCGAGTAGCAATATGATGGGGGCTTCTGAGCAATTCTTCCTGGGTAGAATGTCAAATGTCCCAAGTTCAGAGACGCCGCTGAATGGCGGGAGGAGGGAACGGCAGAGCCTCGCTCAGGCTCACACCAGATCTGAGTGAGGCAGCCATCGGAGCCCCTTTGGTTTTTAAGAGTGCGTCAGTCCAGTCCTGGAGTTCCCTTGCTGTCTCTTTATTCCCTCTGCTATGTTAGGATAGGGCACATCTCAGCAGTGGGAAGCATTTGCGAGATCCCAAGAAGCCCATGCTCACACACTCCGGAGCAGGCTGCAGGGGCTCCATTTCTCCACCGTGCAGACTCAGCCCTGGTCATGAGCTTTGCGCAGATAATGGCAGCTGGTCCCTACCCGTGTGCTCACTTGGTCCCAAGGTCAAGCACATTATAAGCATGTTTCCTTTAACTCCAAAACCATCTTATGAGGTTAGTAGCATTTTCTAAAGCAATAAGATAAAGTTTATTTAGAACATCACAGAGGTATAAGTGAGCTATAGAAGAAatggctcaggaaacaagttccAGAGACCAAAGAAGGGGCCCTTGGAACTCAGGAGAAAGGTGAAGTTAATGCGCCCGAGGGGGAGAGCGGGAGGGAAAAGTGCTGGAATGTTCCCAGGGGCGAGGGAGCCAGGTTAGAATAGTACTATTATTGcactcattttatagatgaggacaccaGGGCGAGGGGAGTGACTCAGCGGAGGTTTCCCAGCTATGACGGACACAGCCAGGATTTTGAACTTGGGCAGTCTGGCTTCAGAGGCCACGCAGAGGACACTCCTCTCTCTTCTATCACCTACTCAGTCTTGTTTtttcagcctttcccagataagataGCTCTGTGAGCTGAGGTAATTCTTTGCTGAAGTTGTTGCTCCTCTAGATACGAGATGAGCAtatcaagaattaaaaaaagaatttaaaaagctaggccatttaaagtattttttcactTGCAGCAATTGTAAAAGTCGGAAAATATCAAGTTCACCACCGCGTAAGAGAAAGAGGTGCTTTTAACACGACCCTCAATGAAGCTACCTGCCTTAGTAACCAAGCAAATCACCAGGTTCTCTGGCTTTATGCGGCACTGTCCAGAACGCAACGGAGAGGACAAACCAGAGAACAACACTGCTGTATACACCACGGTCAAACTCCGGTGTCCTGGTGGGTATGGACACTGGCTTCCTCAAACACACATACCAGAGCGAACTTGGCTGTGACTTTCATTTGTCCCATTTAGAAAGCACCATCTCTAGCTTGGGTCTCTTACCTTGCCTCCCTTTCCAGGCAGCTGCTCCCAGCGGCACCACCTCTCTTCCACCACTTGCCAGTCTGCTCAGCCGGTCAGTCACGTGCTTCAGCTGTCCCGGGCGAATCGGCTATCCCTTGTGGCTCTTTCCTTCCGACTGGTTTACTGAAATTTTGAGAAGCCTAAAACTGAACCCCTTGTCCCACCAATATACTGGCTCTCAGGGACGTCCCCTATCCCCACGCTGGCTCGAATGCCCCTTCTTGTTTGCTCTCTGCCTACCGGGTGCTCTGCTTTACACTCCTTCCATCTCACCAGCGTGGCTCAGAGTCCACAGCTCGGTTCTCATGCCTACCCTGGCCAAGCCAACTGTGTGACACGGAGTTTATAATTAAGGTCAGACATACAAAGAGATGTAGTCATGGGCaatgaaaaagagacagaaagcaagCTAACTGTGAGGGCTTAAGAAATCACCCaacttttcatttcaattttcgTATTCCTGTTTCTTTTGTCTTGAAATGGAGTACCTTTAATCAATAGGGTAATGCTCCCTGCCCCCCCTGCCCTGCAACATCCTTATTGCCCTCACTGCAGttgtggttgggggtggggtgggattggTTTGATCCTGTTACAAAATGTCTCTTGTAGAAACATGACCCACCTGTCAACTCCCATTAATCAAAAAGAGATACTATAGATTGGACATCCTATTGACAGGGGCCCCAGCACTACCATTCTAAAGAGAGGGACAAAGCAAAGAACTAATTTGCCTTTACTCTCGCCTCTGGTTCAGGTACAACAATATTTCCTGTCAGCCAGACCTCCCGACACCCAcccgcaaaaaaaaaacaacacaccaAAACTGAGCTGTATTATGGCCATAAATCCTCTTCAAGGTCAAACAGGTTCAGGCTCATGTTGGTCCCTAGCCCGAGCCGAGTCAACTTGATGCTGCTGAAGCCTCCTTTACTTCCAGCCCTTGCCAGCTCTGCTGCCTCCTCTAACCAGACTGGAACACTAGAAGCGGAAAGGTCCGAGAGAACACCGGTCACCTTTGAACTGGGCATTCCTTCCCAGGAGAAACCCAAACCCACAGCTCTGGGCTGCTGACTCCCCCAGGGTCCTTCATTTAGCAGGAACGGGATCTAGAAATGCTGCCCTGGATAACCTGCTGGAACTTGAAATGCTTCTATCCAATGAGCAAAGTCACCACCACCAGTTTacccacctcctgccctgcccaggctgAGCCAAGCCTTTAGAACAAAAAGGGAACTGCTCCCCTCCACAGGGCTCTTCTCTTAACTATCTTGGCCTGTGCAAGGGCAAGAAGACACCACCACCAAGAAggataaaataagtttttatttatagtcTTATAGTAAAGGGGGAAGCCTTATCTTGCAAGACAATTCTTCGGCAGTATGTACaacatactttttatttccatggaATGGAATCAAACACGGACTGAGACTACAGAGTATACACTAGAAATCAGCAAATGCCAGGAACAGCgtaggaaaagacaaagaaatgaggcCTAAACACACAAAACCCTTCACTGGGATCTGCTGACCGCAGCCAGAACCAGGGCTGGATCACACAATAGGGACAGGTTCCAGAACAGGAGGAAACGGAGTGGGGTGAGGGCTGGAAGGGGCCGCACTGGGGTGCGGGTTTAGTACCAGGTAAATTGCTCTTGGTATTTACATACAAAATCAGTTGGCTCTATTTCTTAGAAATACACACGAACGAAAGAAAGATTTGATCATTACTTTATGAATCTGTCGCTTTGCTATACCGACGTCATCAGAAATAGGGACAATTCACTCAGATTCAAATTTCAGTAGCaggaaataaatatcaaaacatCATCACTGGCCCTCAATACAAAACCTCTACCCCGCCCAGTCCCCCCTCCTTGCCCTACCCCCTAGCGGCCTCTGGCGGCTCCCACTCCACTGCGGACGAGCCCCACGCGTACCACGCGAGCGTCCCGCCGCCCTCCCCGCGGCTGGCTGAGAGACGCAGGAGGGAGACAGGCCAGGGACTCTGTGCTGCGGATCTGTCCCCACTTCCTCTCACACCACAAACTTCTTCAAGGACTTGGTCTTGGTCTTTCAACAGGAGCGATAAATagctttttaggaaaaaaaatccttaaaaagaagAGGGGGTAACTCTGATTACTTCTTAAACCAGTCATCTTCTTAAAGTAGAGCAGTCCACAGATTCACAAAGTCTATCAAACAGAGGTGAGGGTGGCCCGGGAggagaggcctgggaggggcgggACTCCTCTGGGCCTGTGCCCAGCAGGGCTGGAGGAGCTGGTAGGTGGTCAGGACACCATGTGCTCAGAGGTCCGGCCGGCCGTCTGTCCTCCACAGAAAAAGCTGCCAAGTTGGGGTGTTTTGGTTTAAAAATTCCTGGTGGGGACAGGGAATCCCTGAAGGGAAACgttaaaaaaaatagtggaaaTGGGGAAGGAGAACGAGAGCTGTTGTCCAAGAGcttctatgtaaaaataaaattaaaaaaagagaaaggaaaaaaaaatagagtctcTTAGATGGTTCTGAGGGTTCTAAGGATGAACTGAAAGGAGGATGAGACGACGGAGGAGACAGACAGTTTTTATTGCTGGCCTGCCCCGCGGAGCTTAGCTGGCCTCCATCCGGAGTTTCTTCCTGCTTTGGGGCTCTTCGGGCTCCGACTCTGAGCTGGAGTCCGAGCCCCCATCGAAGGCAGAGATGGTGCTGCCCTTGGCGTTGGTGTAGAGGCTGTTGTCTGAGGAGGGGTAGTTGGTCTGCAGTTGGGCACTCGACCTCGCCTTCTCCAGTGCACGGACTGAAAGGCAATCAAGCGAGCGGGTTACAGCCTTCTGGAGACTGGGGGAGTAACTGAGTCTCAGGTCAGGGTCCAGCCTGTTCTTCCGAAGGGGTTGCTGGCTGCTGAGGCTCAGGGTGG from Phyllostomus discolor isolate MPI-MPIP mPhyDis1 chromosome 1, mPhyDis1.pri.v3, whole genome shotgun sequence encodes:
- the MAX gene encoding protein max isoform X5 → MTSSGRMLFWSSKGKARADQVLCSWGIHFSSSLMEDASKKKFRALEKARSSAQLQTNYPSSDNSLYTNAKGSTISAFDGGSDSSSESEPEEPQSRKKLRMEAS